CGGTACGCCGAGATCTGCCACGCCAGCCGGGAGGCGCTGACGGTGGCCGGCCCGTGCCAGCCCGGTGACGTACTCGGACTGGTGGACGGCGAGGTACACCTGATCGGCAGCGATCTGGTGGGGACCTGTGAGGCGCTGCTCGACCGGATGCTCGGCGGCGGCGGGGAACTCGTCACGCTGCTGCTCGGCGTCGACGCGCCGGACGGCCTGGCCGAGACCGTCCGGGCCCACCTGGCCCGGCGCTGGCCGTTCGTCGAGGTGCACCACTACTCCGGCGGTCAGCCGTTCTACCCCTTGCTGGTGGGAGTCGAATGACGATGGTCGTGGGGACCGATGACAGCGCTCGTGGGGGGCCGATGACAACCGAAGATCCGAACTCGGCCCAACTGGACACGCCGCTGAAGAAACTGGTCGGGGAGAAGACCGCCAAGGCGTTGGCCAGCCATCTGGACCTGCACACGGCGGGCGACCTGCTCTACCACTTTCCCCGCCGGTACGACGAGCGGGGCGAGCACACCGACATCCGCTCCCTGGAGGTCGGCGAGCAGGTCACCGTGCTCGGCCAGGTGCGGCGTACGGACGTGCGGCCGATGCGCCAGCGCCGGGGCAAGCTGCTGGAGGTGACGGTCGGGGACGGTGACGGCGGCGTACTGACGCTCACCTTCTTCGGCAACCAGGCGTGGCGGGAACGCGATCTGCGCCCGGGCCGGTGGGGGCTGTTCGCCGGAAAGGTCACCGAGTTCCGGGGCAAGCGCCAGCTCAACGGCCCGGATTACGTCCTGCTCGGCGACGGGAACGGGAACGGCGGCGGGGCGGACGCCGACGGTTCCGACGGTGCCGAGGTGGCGGCCAGCGAGGAAATCGAGGAGTTCGCGGGTGCGTTGATCCCGGTCTACCCGGCCGCGGCGGCGGTGCCCACCTGGGTGATCGCCAAGTGCGTCCGGGTGGTGCTGGACACCGTCACCCCGCCCGAGGACCCGCTGCCGGCGAGCCTGCGGGCCAGCCGCAACCTGAGCGGCCTGGGCACCGCCCTGCGCGGGATCCACCGGCCGGGGACCAAGGAGGAGCTGTACCGGGCCCGGCACCGGTTGAAGTGGGACGAGGCGTTCGCCGTACAGCTGACCCTGGTGCAGCGGAAGCACCGCGCGGCGGCCTGGCCGGCCCGACCCCGACCACGCCGGGACGACGGCCTGCTGGCGGCGTTCGACGCCCGGCTGCCGTACGAGTTGACGGCCGGGCAGCGCACGGTGGGCGAGGAGGTCGCGGCCGATCTGGCGACCGCGCATCCGATGCACCGGTTGTTGCAGGGCGAGGTCGGCTCCGGCAAGACGGTCTGCGCGCTGCGCGGGATGCTCCAGGTGGTCGACGCGGGTGGCCAGGCCGCCCTGCTCGCTCCCACCGAGGTGCTGGCCGCGCAGCACTACCGGGGGATGCTCGAGCTGCTCGGCCCGCTCGGTCGGCACGGTGAGCTGGACGGCGACCCGGACGGCACCCGGCTGGCCCTGGTCACCGGTTCGCTCGGCGCGGCGGCCCGGCGGCGTGCCCTGGAGACGGTGGCCGCCGGGGACGCCGGCATCGTCGTGGGTACCCACGCACTGCTCTACGAGGGTGTCGACTTCGCCGATCTCGGTCTGGTGGTGGTGGACGAGCAGCACCGGTTCGGGGTCGAGCAGCGGGACGCGTTGCGGGCCAAGGCCGAGCAGCCGCCACACGTGCTGGTGATGACCGCGACCCCGATCCCGCGCACCGTCGCGATGACCGTCTACGGCGACCTGGAGACCTCCACCCTGTCCGAGTTGCCGCGTGGCCGTTCGCCGATCGCCTCGCACGTGGTGCCGGCGGCGGAGAAACCGGCGCACCTCGACCGGGCGTGGGTACGGCTGCGCGAGGAGGTCGCCGCCGGCCACCAGGCGTACGTGGTCTGTCCCCGGATCGGTGACCAGGCGGCGACACCGGAGGAGGTCGGGGCGGCCGGCGAGGACGGCAAGCGTCCCCCGTTGGCGGTGGCGGAGGTGGCACCCCTACTGGCCGACGGGCCACTGCATGGGCTGCGGATCGGCGTACTGCACGGGCGACTGCCGGCCGACGAGAAGGACTCGGTGATGCGGACGTTCGCCGCCGGGGATCTCGACGTACTGGTGGCGACGACGGTGATCGAGGTGGGCGTCGACGTACCGAACGCGACCGTGATGATCGTGCTGGACGCGGACCGGTTCGGCGTCTCCCAACTGCACCAACTACGTGGCCGGGTGGGCCGGGGTTCCGCCGCCGGGCTCTGCCTGCTGGTGACTGAGGCGGTGGAGGGGGCACCGGCCCGGGAACGGCTGGACTCGGTCGCCTCGACCACGGACGGTTTCCGGCTGGCCGAACTCGATCTGGAGCAGCGGCGCGAGGGGGACGTACTGGGGGCGACCCAGTCCGGCCGGCGGTCGCATCTGCGGCTGCTGTCGCTGCTCAAGGATGCCAAGCTGATCCTGGAGGCCCGGGCCGAGGCGATCGCTCTGGTCGAGGAGGATCCGGAGCTGGAACGGCATCCGGCGCTCGCCGCCTCGGTGGCCGCCCTGGTGGACGCCGAACGCGCCGAGTACCTCGAAAAGGGCTGACGAATATTCCGTAGGCCCGGAAGTTTCCGATGACGTGGCGATCCATCGCCACTGCGGAGCTGGAAACAGAATCGCGATCAGGACCAGGAGAAGCGGCGAGGGCGCGCCGACCGTTTCCGGTCGACGCGCCCTCAGCGCCTGGTTCAGATCGTGCGGCTCTTACCGGTCAGACCGTGAAGGTCACCCGACGGCGACGGGCCACGACAAAGAGCACCACACCGGCGGCGAGCAGCAGTACGGCGCCGCCCGCGATGCCACCGGCGGCGGCACCGGTCAGCGGCAGTTCGCCACCGCCGCCACCCGACTCGCAGTCCTCCGGCTTGGTCCACCTGACCGGTGGGCCCTCTTCGCCGCCGGAGTTCGCGATGACCGTAAGTCCTTCGTAGGCGTCGAACGACACCGAGGTGACCTGGCCGGGAATCGCCTCGAGGGTCCTGACGACCCCCTTCTCGGACTGGAACCTGATCGAGAAGGCCTCGCCGTCGGCCGGATTGTCGATGATGATGATGAGTTCGTCGCAGGTTTCCTTCAGTTCGAAGGTCGCCTCGCCCGGCTCCGGAACGCTCGGGGTGGGGCTCGGCGTCGCGGGCGGGGTCGTCGCGGGCGGAGTCGGCCCCGGTGTGGTCGGAGTGGGCGCCGGCGTGGTCGGGGTCGGGGTCGGCTCCGGCTCCGGCTCTTCGCACTTGCCCTTGAGCTTCGCCCGGCCGGTCCTGGTGTTGGTGACGTCCTCGCGCTTCTTGTCCCAGAAGGCCGTCACGGTGAGTTCGGCATTCTGACCGGCGGGGACCGTCTGCTCGCCGGTCGGCGCGGGTCCACCGGACGACAGCTTCGGCAGCTTGGTACCGACACCGAGGCCGGTGACCGTCGCGCCGGACGGCGAGGAGATCTGCGTGATCTCGGCGTCCCAGTCTTTCTCGCTGTTGGCGACGGTCC
The nucleotide sequence above comes from Plantactinospora soyae. Encoded proteins:
- a CDS encoding cell wall anchor protein, which produces MIRPKLSLRRPLALATGLLLGVAGAVAFAAPASAHHPEIFGAGCELDNGDIKVVWTVANSEKDWDAEITQISSPSGATVTGLGVGTKLPKLSSGGPAPTGEQTVPAGQNAELTVTAFWDKKREDVTNTRTGRAKLKGKCEEPEPEPTPTPTTPAPTPTTPGPTPPATTPPATPSPTPSVPEPGEATFELKETCDELIIIIDNPADGEAFSIRFQSEKGVVRTLEAIPGQVTSVSFDAYEGLTVIANSGGEEGPPVRWTKPEDCESGGGGGELPLTGAAAGGIAGGAVLLLAAGVVLFVVARRRRVTFTV
- the recG gene encoding ATP-dependent DNA helicase RecG, which translates into the protein MTTEDPNSAQLDTPLKKLVGEKTAKALASHLDLHTAGDLLYHFPRRYDERGEHTDIRSLEVGEQVTVLGQVRRTDVRPMRQRRGKLLEVTVGDGDGGVLTLTFFGNQAWRERDLRPGRWGLFAGKVTEFRGKRQLNGPDYVLLGDGNGNGGGADADGSDGAEVAASEEIEEFAGALIPVYPAAAAVPTWVIAKCVRVVLDTVTPPEDPLPASLRASRNLSGLGTALRGIHRPGTKEELYRARHRLKWDEAFAVQLTLVQRKHRAAAWPARPRPRRDDGLLAAFDARLPYELTAGQRTVGEEVAADLATAHPMHRLLQGEVGSGKTVCALRGMLQVVDAGGQAALLAPTEVLAAQHYRGMLELLGPLGRHGELDGDPDGTRLALVTGSLGAAARRRALETVAAGDAGIVVGTHALLYEGVDFADLGLVVVDEQHRFGVEQRDALRAKAEQPPHVLVMTATPIPRTVAMTVYGDLETSTLSELPRGRSPIASHVVPAAEKPAHLDRAWVRLREEVAAGHQAYVVCPRIGDQAATPEEVGAAGEDGKRPPLAVAEVAPLLADGPLHGLRIGVLHGRLPADEKDSVMRTFAAGDLDVLVATTVIEVGVDVPNATVMIVLDADRFGVSQLHQLRGRVGRGSAAGLCLLVTEAVEGAPARERLDSVASTTDGFRLAELDLEQRREGDVLGATQSGRRSHLRLLSLLKDAKLILEARAEAIALVEEDPELERHPALAASVAALVDAERAEYLEKG